Proteins from a genomic interval of Rosa chinensis cultivar Old Blush chromosome 2, RchiOBHm-V2, whole genome shotgun sequence:
- the LOC121051212 gene encoding LRR receptor-like serine/threonine-protein kinase FLS2 yields MAAQTKLNITTDRSALLVLKARITSDPQNMIFINWSTTTPICNWVGVTCGARHHRVANLNLSYFGLTGTIPPELGNLSFLVNMDFSNNNFHGSIPATIFNLSALQKIDLSDNQLSEIPNEIGTLNHLEKLYVQDNALKGPIPMTIFNISSLTIVTFYGNNLNGIIPDNICQNLSNIQGLNLGANQFNGPLPSIFGQCKQLLRLDLEDNSLTGPIPYEIGYLPNLEEVGLSENNLNGHIPSSIVNISTIKGVDITVASPIPYEIGYLPNLEILALHQNNLNGHIPSSIFNISTITGLGLSFSQLLGSLPADIGLALPKLEKFYAGANHLSGVIPKSISNASELRSLDLGGLSLAAKSLGGLLCSYCPELNLKEWNNILKSDLWESSDKSINFFDRRKRLEMTTSNCYGWLKVSYNLKKKKEKRMLKEVGNDYFDDLLSSSFLQHRYGNDFIMHDLTNYLAKFVSGKFCVRLEDSASFQPRVEEALAFARSTSYGLHNIVYVEDALEVNIGEKKYLDGLSFFMKR; encoded by the exons ATGGCAGCACAAACCAAGCTTAACATCACCACAGATCGGTCTGCTCTTCTTGTTCTCAAAGCCCGTATCACCAGTGACCCTCAAAACATGATCTTCATCAACTGGTCAACCACTACTCCTATTTGCAACTGGGTTGGGGTCACTTGTGGTGCACGCCATCATCGAGTCGCAAACTTAAACCTCTCTTACTTTGGTCTCACAGGCACCATTCCTCCGGAGTTAGGAAACTTATCATTTCTTGTTAATATGGACTTCAGCAATAACAATTTCCATG GTTCCATACCTGCTACAATCTTCAACTTATCTGCTCTGCAAAAAATAGATCTGAGTGATAACCAACTCTCAG aaattccaAATGAGATTGGCACTTTGAATCATCTGGAAAAATTGTATGTGCAAGACAATGCCTTAAAAGGGCCTATCCCTATGACTATCTTCAACATCTCATCTTTGACTATTGTAACTTTCTATGGTAACAATTTGAACGGTATAATTCCTGACAATATTTGTCAAAATCTTTCAAATATTCAAGGGTTGAATTTGGGTGCCAATCAATTTAATGGTCCACTTCCTTCCATATTTGGGCAATGCAAACAACTTCTTCGATTAGACTTGGAGGATAACAGCTTGACAG GTCCTATACCATATGAGATTGGTTATCTTCCAAATTTAGAGGAAGTGGGGCTCAGTGAGAATAATCTAAATGGCCATATCCCATCCTCAATCGTCAATATCTCCACAATAAAA GGTGTTGATATAACTGTTGCAAGTCCTATACCATATGAGATTGGTTATCTTCCAAATTTAGAGATATTGGCGCTCCATCAAAATAATCTAAATGGCCATATCCCATCCTCAATCTTCAATATCTCCACAATAACAGGATTAGGTCTCAGCTTCAGTCAGCTTTTAGGTAGCCTCCCAGCTGACATAGGCCTTGCGCTTCCAAAACTAGAAAAGTTTTATGCAGGAGCGAATCACCTCAGTGGAGTAATCCCCAAATCCATCTCCAATGCTTCTGAGCTTCGGAGTCTAGACCTGGGAG GTCTTTCTTTGGCTGCCAAATCACTTGGGGGTCTTTTATGCTCTTATTGCCCTGAATTGAACTTGAAGGAATGGAATAACATACTGAAGAGCGACTTATGGGAGTCGTCAGATAAGAGTATCAATTTTTTCGATAGAAGAAAGAGGTTGGAAATGACAACCTCAAATTGTTATGGATGGCTGAAGGTCTCTTACaacctgaagaaaaaaaaagaaaagagaatgtTGAAAGAAGTTGGAAATGACTACTTTGATGATCTACTCTCAAGTTCATTTCTTCAACACCGATATGGCAACGATTTCATCATGCACGACCTTACCAATTATTTGGCAAAGTTTGTATCTGGAAAATTCTGTGTTAGACTGGAGGACAGTGCCTCCTTCCAACCAAG AGTTGAAGAAGCCTTGGCATTTGCGAGAAGTACTTCATATGGGCTTCATAATATTGTCTATGTCGAAGATGCTTTAGAGGTCAATATAGGGGAGAAGAAGTATCTTGATGGACTAAGTTTCTTCATGAAGAGGTGA